In Chelonia mydas isolate rCheMyd1 chromosome 10, rCheMyd1.pri.v2, whole genome shotgun sequence, a single window of DNA contains:
- the MCRIP2 gene encoding MAPK regulated corepressor interacting protein 2 isoform X2, with amino-acid sequence MMYTITRGPSKLATQRRTGPTQQVESKAADLKGRQPPHSAWPLSSPTPKLVFNRVNGKKPPVTTQPTAATEESYTLAHEENVRFVYETWQQVEQQLDGSWPGESGRGPVQYAEKTPNPVLTNFVPIDLEEWWAQQFLAKIENGS; translated from the exons ATGATGTACACGATTACCAGGGGACCTAGCAAGCTAGCCACCCAGAGAAGGACAG GTCCCACGCAGCAGGTGGAGAGCAAGGCGGCGGATCTGAAAGGCCGGCAGCCGCCGCACAGCGCCTGGCCTCTGTCAAG CCCAACTCCCAAACTCGTGTTCAACAGAGTGAATGGCAAGAAGCCCCCGGTGACGACACAGCCCACGGCAGCCACAGAGGAGAGCTACACGCTGGCCCACGAGGAGAACGTCCGTTTTGTCTATGAAA CCTGGCAGCAGGTAGAACAGCAGCTGGACGGCAGCTGGCCAGGGGAGAGCGGGCGTGGCCCGGTGCAATATGCAGAGAAAACTCCCAACCCCGTGTTGACAA ATTTCGTGCCGATTGACCTGGAGGAATGGTGGGCACAGCAGTTTCTAGCCAAAATTGAAAATggctcataa
- the MCRIP2 gene encoding MAPK regulated corepressor interacting protein 2 isoform X1, translating into MMYTITRGPSKLATQRRTGPTQQVESKAADLKGRQPPHSAWPLSSSPTPKLVFNRVNGKKPPVTTQPTAATEESYTLAHEENVRFVYETWQQVEQQLDGSWPGESGRGPVQYAEKTPNPVLTNFVPIDLEEWWAQQFLAKIENGS; encoded by the exons ATGATGTACACGATTACCAGGGGACCTAGCAAGCTAGCCACCCAGAGAAGGACAG GTCCCACGCAGCAGGTGGAGAGCAAGGCGGCGGATCTGAAAGGCCGGCAGCCGCCGCACAGCGCCTGGCCTCTGTCAAG TAGCCCAACTCCCAAACTCGTGTTCAACAGAGTGAATGGCAAGAAGCCCCCGGTGACGACACAGCCCACGGCAGCCACAGAGGAGAGCTACACGCTGGCCCACGAGGAGAACGTCCGTTTTGTCTATGAAA CCTGGCAGCAGGTAGAACAGCAGCTGGACGGCAGCTGGCCAGGGGAGAGCGGGCGTGGCCCGGTGCAATATGCAGAGAAAACTCCCAACCCCGTGTTGACAA ATTTCGTGCCGATTGACCTGGAGGAATGGTGGGCACAGCAGTTTCTAGCCAAAATTGAAAATggctcataa